One genomic segment of Gammaproteobacteria bacterium includes these proteins:
- a CDS encoding adenylyl-sulfate kinase: protein KRDVKGLYAKARAGIIKGFTGIDDPYEAPTDAEIVLDTVNNDVEACADQVLHYLIKAGYLKDGEA, encoded by the coding sequence GAAGCGGGACGTGAAGGGTCTTTACGCCAAGGCCCGGGCCGGCATCATCAAGGGCTTTACCGGCATCGACGATCCCTATGAAGCCCCCACCGATGCCGAAATCGTGCTGGATACGGTCAACAACGATGTCGAAGCCTGCGCTGACCAGGTGCTGCACTACCTGATCAAAGCCGGTTACCTGAAGGACGGGGAGGCCTGA
- a CDS encoding polysaccharide biosynthesis protein, producing the protein MEKNNGVFRAVLMRGIQFSSMIGLSLGLCLFLGAEWLAADVFGKPELEEVFRWFSLGVALVVPLRVVAAETRITQRMQYSVLAEDVALPLVQLLTLTILVVLLGWGVQGAVISAVSGVAVSLLLGTFFLWQLYGDIIRKYTSAAFRLKDLLLFSIPASMASIFTMLTMRADRLLVGYFLPADEIGIYQAATQAAMLSAMIVGSFSAIFTPMIARLYHQGDLDRLNALFKVSTRWGFYVALPFFLILVVGSREVVVFVFGEDYVSGATPMLIMAAAQLVNAATGAVGPILIMSGHHKNWFILSSMAFVINMVSCVILIPAYGITGAAISIAISVALLYGNGVIQVRRLTGLWPYDKNYLIGLGAGAIMLLVIYVAKLVLPIRESFATFLAWAVLGLLVFAFVIFKVEKNHKSKI; encoded by the coding sequence ATGGAAAAAAACAACGGTGTGTTCCGTGCGGTTCTTATGCGCGGAATACAGTTCTCTTCGATGATTGGGCTTAGCCTGGGATTGTGCCTGTTTTTGGGTGCAGAATGGCTGGCAGCCGATGTATTTGGAAAGCCTGAGTTGGAAGAAGTATTTCGATGGTTTTCATTGGGGGTTGCGCTTGTAGTGCCATTACGAGTTGTAGCTGCTGAAACGAGGATTACCCAGCGAATGCAATATAGTGTGCTGGCCGAAGATGTTGCTCTACCCTTGGTCCAATTACTTACGCTCACTATACTGGTTGTTCTATTAGGATGGGGGGTTCAAGGGGCAGTTATTTCGGCAGTATCGGGCGTAGCCGTTTCACTATTACTGGGTACTTTTTTCCTTTGGCAGTTATATGGCGACATTATCAGGAAATACACTTCAGCAGCGTTTCGTTTAAAGGATTTACTTTTGTTTTCCATCCCGGCGTCCATGGCAAGTATTTTTACAATGCTAACCATGAGGGCGGATCGTCTGTTAGTAGGATATTTCTTGCCAGCAGACGAAATTGGTATCTATCAAGCTGCCACGCAAGCCGCAATGTTATCTGCTATGATTGTGGGGTCGTTCAGCGCCATATTCACTCCAATGATTGCGCGACTTTATCATCAGGGAGATCTTGATCGGCTGAATGCATTATTTAAAGTGAGCACCAGATGGGGATTTTATGTAGCATTGCCTTTTTTTTTGATTTTAGTTGTGGGATCAAGGGAAGTTGTTGTTTTTGTATTTGGTGAAGATTATGTATCTGGAGCCACTCCTATGTTAATCATGGCTGCAGCACAACTGGTCAATGCAGCAACGGGAGCAGTCGGACCTATTTTAATAATGAGCGGTCACCACAAGAATTGGTTTATTCTGTCGAGTATGGCGTTTGTGATCAATATGGTTTCATGTGTAATATTGATACCCGCCTATGGTATAACAGGGGCGGCGATTTCAATAGCTATTTCAGTTGCTTTGTTGTATGGAAATGGTGTTATCCAGGTGCGTAGGCTAACAGGTTTATGGCCATATGATAAAAATTATTTAATTGGACTAGGTGCTGGTGCCATAATGTTGCTTGTGATTTATGTTGCAAAGTTAGTATTGCCAATAAGAGAATCATTTGCGACTTTCTTAGCGTGGGCAG